Part of the Aquila chrysaetos chrysaetos chromosome 6, bAquChr1.4, whole genome shotgun sequence genome, TTTAGATGCTATGTAACTGAATATCCTGGGCGTATCAACATTGTCCAGCCTGATTTTCCCCTcaaaaagaacaataaataattttgtaaaagcCTTAATTTCCATAACTTGAGTGCCATGTAGAATATTGCAAGCTTTCTCCTGCTTTATtccataaagaaattaaaacctaTTTTAGTGCACATTTACTGTTTGCTACAACCCTGCATTTAAGGCACTGAGCCATGAACATGGCATATGATTTATGCAGTACCATGTTAAGACTTTGTTTATCCCCAGCTACAAAAGCTATATAAAGCTTTGTAcaactaaaaggaaaaagaaaaaagtaaatgcacGTGATTTCCTGTTGCATAAATGAAGTTACACTTCCTTAGGTTCCTATGAACTGGATTAAAATTATGAAGTGGATTACTTCGTGTTAGGATTATCCTGCAGCAATGTATTATGAAAGCAAGAGttctattgtattttaattagaatGGGGGAGTTATTTCTAACTAAGATGAGGTCTGAGACAGCACCTAGAATTGAATGGGCAAGTCATGTGTTCAAACTGCATTTCTTCCTATATTGGACTTCAAACCACAGGACAGATGTCATGTTTGTAGCCATTTTTTATGCACATACACCCTTTTCCCCCACTGCCATTTCCtcaagaattttttatttttaggtatttGTGCACACACCTCTAATATCATGGGTGCTTTCAGCCAGCAATACATGCTCCTGGAGCACAAATTCTCTACAGATTTTTACTGTCCGTAAAATTTTGGCTTGCACACCAGTATTAATACGCCATTTTAGTTTTgttgtcgtcccccccccccccaattttgaGTTTTGGCTGATAGGAGTAAGCTGAACAAGGAATTTGACAAAGCTTGATCTCTTGGCAAACTCAGCTGTGTATCTCACAATAAAATGGCTAATTAACTGGTAATCCATTCACACTAGGGATTGAATTTTCCTGGTGTGCTGTTCTCCAAGTAAAGGATTTAAGGAGCTACATTATATACAGTTCTTCTGTAAACCAGAGTACTATTAATCCTGAACTGAGCTGAAGCTAAATCTTCAAAAGGCCATTTAATTCTGACAAATGAACATGAAAGTTAGTTTGCAGGCTGACAACCTGTGAATGCTACAAATTACTTATTAAACAGGTGAACCAAGTTAAAAATTTAACACAAACCTGTTATATCAAGTACTGTAGGAGAAGACATATAGTATCTATGAACTGTTTCAAGCAGCTGAGCACCATGGCCTTCTCCTTGGAATGGTGGCAAGATCAGCATCTGGCTACAGACAAAGGAATGTATTTTCAGTTCAAATGCATGCATTTGCAAACATTATAATGTAAaggcttaaaaatgaaatggtattTCATTTTAGACTGAAGTATGTGTAGCACTCTTCatgttaaaatataatttttaacagaGTCTTAAAATTGCTAAATATTCAGAAGTTGTTTGAGATTCCCTCTGCTTCAAGAAGGgaacaatgaaataaatcagTGCATAGCCAGCTAAtaatggggatttttttaaacaaatcaacACCATTATAAACAAGTATTGGGAACTTCAGCAGTTccctcttctgaaataaaaggcaagGCACGAGTTACGCCGCCAATTACCTTACACGTGGCCGGGTTTTGTCTGGGTACACATAGTAATTATAGACTGTCATGTAGCCTACGGTCGCAAAGAGCGTAGCTCCATCCTTATTATACTTCTCAAATCTGCAGATAAAACAGAAAGCCAAGCAGGTCAATTACAGTCGCGCTCCCATGCAgtgtccattttcttttccattctccaactgaattttcagtgtCAGCAAGCTACTCTGTGAGGGCCCAATGGGTACACCTGCTATGTTCTGAATGTACAATTCACTTAATTGGTGTGCAGCAACTTGGATAAATCAGGCCTCTTTACAGCACTTCAGTGCACTTGCCTATTATAAAGATGAATAGGTggcaagtaaaagaaaacacaggcaaaGCTCATTTTACTGTTTAAGCCTACATTCAGGGCTCTAACGGACAACAGCATTTAATTCAGCTCTATTCTCAAGCTTTCCCAAAGCATAATGGAGGAAAACTCAAGGCTCATAAACAATGGTTCTTCTTTCCTGGGAAAAATATCATTATACTGCTCCAATAATTGGCCAGCCACAATTAAAATGCAGGCTTTGTGGAGGTAATAAGGTCCACTGTTGCTTTAGAACTGTACTTACACTAGAAAGTAGTTCCATCTTTCATCATCTACATCAATAAAGCTAGCAGTTTCAATAAACCACATCAAGAACGTCTGAAGCCTTTCATGATATTCTCGAAAGCCTGGACATGTCATGTCGGCCTAGGGAAAAAGCCAGGAGAAGTCAGGTGAAACCTATCACAgatgtaagaggaaaaaaaaatatgcaaaacctAATTAAATTCTCCAATataaaaaagtgtatttataattattaataaactGGTAAAGTGACAGTATTTATATATTATAGTTGAAACATTACTGAAAGTATatcattgcaaaataaaacttaatttggTTGCTCAAAAGCagtttaacttatttttcatacCTTGTATATCTGGTATGTTATATCTTCACCAGCTTCCTCATTATGGACAGAATATGTGTGTAGCAGCATTCCAAAGGGCCTGAAGTTGACCTCCTTCTCCAGAAGAGACACAAAGTCATCTGTGTTTGTGCAAAAACCAGGAGGAATGATTTCTCTAATTTTACTTTCGACATCATCTGCCTGGAGATTACAAAAGGGGGCAGGATCAGTGGAAGATTAGAAAAAGACAGCACTGATGTCACTATTGTGCTATAAGAAATGAATATAAGAGACATGCTATGTTctaacagtaattaaaaaaaaaaaaaagaaaaagaaaaaagaagcaacagaaacaaGTGTTCCTGTTGTTCAGTAGTGACCTTCTAGAAAGTAAAGGAGCTGCACTGATGAGATCTAGAAAGGTCACAATCCAGCCACTGTAAGCATCAAAAAGTTCGTAGTTACAGCATAAGTTCATGAACACTTTTATGTTTCAAAATTGTTACATTTGTTCAAAACCTAAGAGTGCTGATAGCTATTCTGAAAGCGCAGCATATTCAGAAGCTAAGAATTTCCAGCCAGCAATTCTCCAAGACTATGCTACACAGCCTTGTGGAACTCAGGTTCCCAATCAGCAGCTTGTAAGAGGTATTAGGCAGCGCAGAACTAGATGGAGGAAAAGGGACAAAGACCAAAAATGGTAGCTCCCAAACATGAAAGTGACAGCTAGCATACTCTTGCATTCTTACGTCTCCCTGCTCAAAATGCCTGCCTATAGGATCAGCTGCAAAACACATTACAAACTCAGAGACAACATCCCACATTCTAatcaaagaacattttgaaaacaaagtttgacataaaataataaaaatataatttaaggATACTGTCAGCAAATCTGACCTATAGTCTAACATACTGGGGAAGATGAAATATTCTGACaccaaaattaaattcagacattaaaattactcttttcaGATAACCAAAGTGAAAGTTAAAGACTATCAGCTGAGCAGACTTCATAATCCTTTTCAGACCCCAAAAAGACCACTTGATTGAATACATTTACTACTTCTTTTTAACCATGAATATTTGATGAAGTTTCACAATAACGTATTACTGCTTCTCACCAGGCAATAAAACTTAATGAATTGGTCTCAACTTAACAAAACCGTACTCCTCAATACAACCCCTAAAAGCCTGACATTACATTCAACAAAATGAGCTTACATTCAATTCAAACTTTCCTCTGGACAATGAATCCAGGTTTTTACTTAATGGAGTTTGCCGTGAGTTCAGCTGTAATGTTTGTATTGTATCTATTTCCACAAGGACTGACACAAGAACACTTTGTGTTAACTTACTAAGCAGCTCTTTCACACCGTTTACATGCATGATGGGTATTAGTTCAAAACCAAGACCCTTGCTACTTAGCATTTAAAACAGGGAAATTAAGATGCTTAGAACAAAATACACTACAAAAGGCTAATACAACATGCTACTAATTCCTGTCCTTTCAACCATAGTCCCTTAAGTAGAAGCAATGCACCTGCAAATGAATAGCACTTTATCATTCAGTTACATTTTCAGTGTAGAGAAAGATGGATGTAGTTCAGCACAAACAAGTTTTATTCTTAATGGTTTGGTACTAccaacatttatatttatatttgtagaGAGCACTATTAAGCAGTTAAAATATAGCTCTACAATACTTGGTGTAAGAACCCAGTTAAAATGCGTACAATCTTTAAATCCATTTCATTCTCAAAACAAAGGAGATGCATTTACTGGAACCTTTGCTATTCTTCTTAAAGCAATATtagttaaacattttctttacacTTACTGATTTAACTGCATTACACAAAATCAGCCATTTCTTTCAGAATCAATGaattacataaagaaaaagtatttgtaaggaacacattttagaaatgcttttttttttttaaaactgcaagtgCATCGTTTACACAGACCTTAAGTCTGCACTGCTGACAAAGCTGTAGAAAACCACAACTAAGAATCTGTAGTGACTTTCATTTTatgcatctgaaaaaagaatgtaaaaataatctAGAAGTAAAACAATACTTCCGAGCATCAGTTCAATAACTCAGAGTATGTGGAAAATATCTAAAGAGGGTGAATATGCAGTATGAAGTATTATATAAATAACGTTTAAGTGATTTTGCTCCCCTCACATTTCCAAGTTTCTTCATTAGTAGTAAGAAGGAAGACAAACTTTCACCTGCTGAAGGCATGTAAGATAATGCACCCATCACTGGCTGCCACCAcagaaaaatcttgttttacaTAAAATAGAAGGAATTAAGTAATAAGAACAGAGGCTTAGCAGATAAAGCAGTAGATAATCCTCCTTAGTTCTATGAGACTACAACACATTTTCACCTACTGCCTCCTTAAATTTCTCTCCCCTTGAAACAGGGTCTGACATAATTTAAGAAACTATATTCTTCAGTTACTTTTATTGTTAACAAGATCTCCCTTTCTTACAGAGGAAATCCCGGAATCCTCAGTTTGACTGGTGGCATAAGTTTAAGGGATCCAATTTGCAGTAAGTAAGTCCTGGAATACTGGAATCTTGAAACATCAATGGCATACAAATAATTGGTTCCATTACTTAGTAGGCACTTTCCAAACAGTCCTCTCTGAGGTGCTCATAATCCAAGGAGTTACCAGAATTTGTTTACTGCCTTTCCCTTGTGTATTTTTTGATATTGGTGAGAGGCTAATTTCTTTTATCAGAGCAAGGCACTCATATCTTACCAATTGGCATGGATGCACACAATGATGCACAggtttctgtttggaaaaacaATCCCAGTTGACTACTGCAGCAGTGTTAAACATAGGCAAAGCCACTTACAATGAAGAGTGCAAAAACCTGAATGAAGCCAACCTGGAGCTGTTGAGCTTACGCTTCATGGAAGTACTGCCTGTCATGTATTACCTTCATAATCAGAATCATGTGAGGTGATGATGGGGAATTTGGTATAGGATTGTAACTAAACTTGATTTGTAGTAGGACTACTTAAGTGGACAGTGTCTCTTTGTACATTGCATTTGACTCTGGATAGTTTTAATATAGATATTATTCTTGTACTAACAGGCAGTTATGACATTTGTATACCACAAAGATGCTGTTTCAAAGtgacttaatttaaaataattaaaaaacatatttgaaagctgaatttctctAACAATTATATGTATTAATTCCAGCGGGGAGCAATGGAGTGATCAGTAgtattactaaaaaaaaaaaaaaaaaaagcaagcccaatattaaaattacaatttttcattaacttttgtGTAAAGCAACTGTATTAGACCAGCTGCAAAGcaagataaatacatttatagtAAAGACTGTTTCAGAGGTTAGTGAAATAGTTTCCCCCACCCCATCATAAAATGCAGATGAAAAGTAAGATACTTGAACAGCTGCAAATCTCAAAGCAGCAAGCAATTCGGAGGTCAATGCTATTAATGTTTACACTAGAAGAAAGCAGCCTCTCTTCAGATATTTGAAAGAATCAACTCCACCCAAGGGATAAATTCTGTCTATTTTCACTAAATGAAGGGCCAACTTCTGTTCAAAACACAATCATACTTTGCTGAGCCTTCCCAACTAACATGGTTTAGATCCATCTTTAGGGAGATGATGTTAAGATGCATAAATATGACTGCAGTTCTGGCTCTTGACATTTCAGGATCTTATCTTTTACCTCATGTTTGAGAAgatcttggagaaaaaaaaatagtggtaTTGGGACAAATATTTCTGTCAGTCCCTAGCAGAGGTTGTAGCAGCTGCTTTAGCAATGATGGAACCAAACTTAATATCACAGAATAAAACTACCTGCTGTTGAATGGGCTTGTGTGGGTATTTAGATACAAAATCCTCATCTGTGAATAACTTTGCAGAGCATTAAAACTAACTTTACGCTTGTAACCAGTTATGTCAAaggcagaaactgctgtcctTGCCTAAACACCATCTATTCACAGTGCAAAGATGATCTGTCATGTATGGCATAGTCCATATCTTAGTATGATTATCCTGAATAAACTGAGATCAGCAACCAGTTAACTTAGAAACAGTAAATGTTaatatgcatttaaattaaCACCCTGCTGTAATGACAGTTTATGTTTTAATCTCTGCAAATACATTCATACCTTAAGATGGTTAAACTAATGGCAAATACAAATGCAGAACAAGATTGATGACCACCGtatcttttttcctacttaGGTTTAGGTATAGCCATATAGGCAGCCTATGTGGATGTACAGTGCTAATAATACCAAGGGAAGCACAGGGTAAGCTACCACATTCTTCCAATTCAAAGTCTGTAAATACTCTGGAAAGTATATAGAAGCCTCGCTCAGAAAGATCCTCTTTTTTGTCCCCATCTCAATCCCTTAAGCAATTGGAAGAATAATTCAGTATAGGAAACAGGGCTTGAAAGCAGCAAGGATTCTGAACAATCAAAAAAGTTGCAGAGTGTGCTTAGGGCAAGACAGACCTTGTTTACCTTGCTCATACCTCCAGAACAGTGGCTTTGCCATTTGTACAGAAAATAGATAGACTGTGAGTATGTGTGCTGTAGTGTGGATTCCTGTTGTGACatgattttgaaattatattgaTGAAAGGTTGGActgtttgattttattattaGGATTACTACTTTGACAataagctttccttttttccttattactAAAAACCTTCTAAAGATTGAGGAGCATGACCTTTCACTCCTAAGACATGTTGCCCTAGCCTCAGAAGTATTTCAGACATGTCCAGGCACTTAGCCTGCTGAACTAAGTATATTCTAACACAACTTCAGAACAAGGAAGGGcaaatctttaaaattcatttaacaAAGCCATTccaatgttttttcctttaggataggcctttccttgaaaatatttaaataaactcCAATGAATTTGAAATTAAGAACTTGAAATACAGCTCGATGACTATAAagatgtttacttaaaaaaaaaaaaaaaaaagcttttctcaggCAGAGTAATTTGAAGTCAGTGCAAATATATAGCCATTTCACACTACAGAGTATTATGAAGATTCATCAATAACCATATCAATAGCTCTCTTGGAAAGAAACCAActcagttttttcttccttataacTAAGCAAAACTTGGATGATAATAAGTTTTCTTAATGCCTCAGAGACCACTCTGAAAAACTGAGTTTTTCTAAATAACTGTGCAGGTACTTATACAAGTATTTAACAGTTAAAAACATTGTTAAGAAGGtattttattcctatttctAAGTTCCATATACCTTTCTTCAATTGGCTGAAAGACTGATTAGCTTAGCTTTTGTGGGTTATCTCAGCAATATTCTGAGAGCATATAGGCaaaaggacaggagaaaaaaagaaaaaaaaaaaaaaacttttctatAAGCTTGAAAAGCCTGtaggcaaaaagagaaaatagtaaaaaaacgccccaaaacccaaaaccaaacaaaacatccTGCAGGTAATTATATTATTGTGTTCCCTGAAGTAAGATATAAAGCACACGATACACAACCAGAAGTTTCTAATCTCACTTCTGCTTCACTTGTTCTGCACACCTGCCATTTAAAGAGACACAGTCAAGTATCCTACCTCATGAAGTGTTTACAGAagcctccttttccttcttactGAATTCTCTTCAATATAAAAACCACCAATGCTAGTCCTCCTCCTGGAGACAGttaacatgaaaatacagacttgctaagttgctgtggttttttgcaGAACTGGGTTGGGTATTAGCACGTCATGTTTGACTGTACTTTTTGACACAATTTTGATGGTACTGCAGTCAAAGGAGGAACAACGTGAAAATGCATAGATGAAGTTCAAAGCTTTTTTCAGCTTAGCAACAAAGGAATccttgtttatttgcttttaatgtaaATCATGTTTGGGTGGGCTATTATTAAACCTAAAATTCTTGTGCATATCCCAAGTAAACCTTCTCAATAACATTTTAAGTGCAGGTCTCGTTCTGTCTTTACCTCCACACAGTCAAACTTTTCATTAACTTTAGACGTATATTCGATGCGGAAGAGTGTTGACAGGTTACCAGCGATATAGTACAAGAGGATCTTCAGTCCCTTGTAGCCAAAAGCAACTTcactgaggaaagagaaaagaacaatcAGGAACTCTGTACACAGCGAAACATTCACATCACAGTGCTTTAATTTAATACGCTTTGAAGTTCACATCATCTTTCCCAGTGAGTTATACTAAGCTTCCTAACAGAAAAAGGGAATCAAACTGGATGTGCGCTCTCTAGACAGAGCTAATGCCTTACACTTATTTCCACTAGTTATTTTGCTCCTCTAGTGGAGAAAGAGAACATGTTCCTGAACTCAGTAAGGCAGTGTCTGTGCCCTTACCGTGacagctcaggaaaaaatacctgaaaCAGCTAATACTGCATTTATGTTTTTCAATATCTTAAACTCattgtttatttatattaattgaccaataacatttattaaaacttATTTTGCAGTGTAGTATAATATTTTGGAACACACTGCTGCAATTTATACTGTATAAAACAAACAGTAACCAGTCATAAGAATAAGTGTGGTTTTGGTGGACAGTTTCTATATAGTTATCCAACATAACTAGAACTGagtaactgcaaaaaaaaaaagtatggaatagaaaagccttttttacACTTTGAAAATACGAGTTGCCTGAACATAAACACTATACTGTTACGAAGTATAGAGAACTTCTTTTCAGGCAAAAAactgaactgcagaaaatggTAATGTTCACAAAGAAACAGgttcttttttgttactttaatgcatagttaatttttttttttttactgagatttttcttttatggtaGCACacttataatttaaaatttaaagtatAAGTGCCAGAACAAGAATTTGCTTGTTAGTTATACTGACAGATTGGAGAGTTCTCCCATTACTAAAAGTATATTATTGTCAGTGATAGCTGCAGTAGATGTGTAATAGTGTTAACTAATTTTATTACAATTAATATAGTTAGTTCATCCTACTTGGAGTATTTagaatgctttttaaaggaattggAAATTAAGAAACCTAACTACTTTAAGAAGTCCACAAATATGTGTATGTGGATTTTCCttagtgttttttttgtttgtttgttttaaactatgGCCAGATTGTTGAATGTCActctactgaaaatattaaatgacaCTTTAGCACTAGGGACAGAGTGGCTAACTTCCCCACAATATTAATGAAAGTCAGCATacttaaaaccagaaacaataCTGTTCTATAGTTTCTGTATCCTCTGCACGTCTAACTGGTTAGAAGTGTACatattagagaaaataaaaccctgaaTTTGGTACACTTAACATTCAATGATGTAGAACAGCCAACAACGTGAGTTTAAGTCAATACTTGACTTCTATGTTCCATTCACTAAAAACCCCATgtaatagtaaaaaataaattgatataCTGTTGCTAGATATTGGGTTTTGTGGTACACATTACTGTGTAAGTTATTAGCAAGAATTGGTAATTCTTTCTTAGTCTTAGAAAAATGCCATGAACACAATACCCACTTAAACAAGTAATTCTGACTACAAAACCAGGTATTTAATTCTCTGCTAACTGACCTTAAAAATAGCATATAAAATCACTACAGGCTCAAACTCTATGAGCTAGGCACCAAGGCCACTGTTTAACTATACAGTCATAAAACTGAAGTACTGCTGTGTCATTTGAAATAGCTTGGCATAGCaggatttcttgttttctaacaATTTGGAAGCAACTTTCCCCTTCCAGACCTATTAATTTGACTCTGTATGCTTTAACTTACTCATCTCCAAACACTTGATGGCTATACTCTGGATTAAATGTTGTGTTGTCATCCTCCAAATCCTCGGGAAAGcgaactgagaagaaaaaaaaacaaaacaaaacaaagagcatGACCAAGTTATCAGCTTCAGTTTGTTTATCCACAGATGCCCTGCTAGATGTTCATGCATTCTTCCACTACAGTCAGACACTTCAATTATGAACCTATCTACGTTAGGCTGGCACACAAATGACATAAAGACATCGTGTGCAATTTAGATGCATGTTATTTGACCTGAGGAGATCAAATCATTAAGCAGaataaaactgagaaattaaCACAgatgtatacatgtatatatttcaTATACACATCTCCTGAATGTTACTGCCTTTAACTTCATCTTGAACACTGAGGAGACTGCCCAGCTGGATACTCCCACAGTAAGCCAGATTGATCCTGTAATCAATGTTGCCTTCTCATTCTGCCATTCTTCTCCTACATACTTCACTGTAGGGGGTATTCGTGGAGTaatgaatggaaagaaatgtttatgtGCACTTATGTTCATGTCAAATTTTTGGAGAATCAGCATAGATACATACAAAAGAGCTGCACCAATACTTTACTAGTATTTGTACCAATATTACCAAAAtaatcagtgattttttttttttttttcctgactctcTACTTTTCCTCAAAGCCTAGTATTAAACAAGGTCTTTTTTGGTAATGTTAAAACATTCGCTACAATGGCATCTACTCAAACTCAGTAACTTACCAAACAAGCACTTTATTCATGCTTATGGAGTTACAGCAGTTGCTCCACAGCAATTGTGACAGGAGTTCTTGCATCATAAAATATATGATTTATgattaataaatgaaattagAGATTAAAGTAGGATTTTCTAGAATTTTAGAAGACTGTGAAACTTGATTTCCAAACATCCTCTGTgtatttgcaatttaaaaaattacttacaaTTGGAAGGGATGTAACTCTTAACTTAGGCATTAAAGTGATAGTTCAGCCACATTAACAAGGCACAAATAGCTCAAGACAACAGgtacacatttttaatgttgaatGAGTTAATACTGCATTAGCATGCAATGTTGTAGGAGTTAATGCTGCtattaaggctttttttttaaagcctgtggAATATTGAACTACAGCTTCATTGCTGCTTTACTCCATTAAAAGCggagatgaagaaagaagttttttctGATAATGTTAGAAAGTAAttattcaaagagaaaaatacaaatgagtGTCCTAGTGACAAGATAAAAGTTTGGCcctcaaaagcaaaagagaatggTTGCTCTTGTCTTGTCAGGTTTAATTCAAAGAGCAACAGATTTGAGGCAAAGtagcactgttaaaaaaaaaaaaaacaacaaaaaagaaaccaaacaaaatccaaagaGCAATTCTGAACTGTCACCATGGAAGAAGTTAGGACCCTGAAGAGAGTAATTTATGACTGCTTTTTTATGCATGTGGGAAatacatgcctttttttaaaaaatggtactACTTTGTAGCTTCTCATCTTTTCTCTTAATATAATTTGTATGTGGAACATCTACACTCTCTGAAAGAATGGGTACCTTAATTAAAAACCCTCTAGCAGTCTCTCTGAAACCTGATATAGTAGCTCCTTGGATTTCTAGACAAAATTCACTCAGTTGTCATTATCtctcattctttcctttgttaTTAGAAAggtagaaaagtaaaatattagaTCTAGTAATAAAACcattatttgaaataatgtttaagaggaagagaaatacttCACAATTACAGTGGCTTAAAAACTTAAGTATTTTGGTTATAATGACGTTTTGGCTCACAAGCTGAAGGTGACCATTGAAAATGCTACTAAACTATAAGGAACAGATTGCTAGTAGTAGTTCTGAAAAGTGATTAACAGgttcattacttttattttcttaataaattaTGGTACTTGTACTGCTAAAGGGAACAAATTGCTGAAGGGCTGGAAATACTGGAAATTAGACAGGTATGCCTTATTCTTCAAGTTATTACTGCTGAACCTAAGTTTGAGATATAAGCAAGTCCACCAAGAGTTCAGTAATTCTGTCTGCATACTAGCAAATTAGCTATGGAGAGCAATAAACAGTTTGAGAGATTGACATTTTtctattcatattttaaacaattttcat contains:
- the HAT1 gene encoding histone acetyltransferase type B catalytic subunit isoform X2 codes for the protein MAGLTAVEKKLAEYKCNTNEAIQLKLVRFPEDLEDDNTTFNPEYSHQVFGDDEVAFGYKGLKILLYYIAGNLSTLFRIEYTSKVNEKFDCVEADDVESKIREIIPPGFCTNTDDFVSLLEKEVNFRPFGMLLHTYSVHNEEAGEDITYQIYKADMTCPGFREYHERLQTFLMWFIETASFIDVDDERWNYFLVFEKYNKDGATLFATVGYMTVYNYYVYPDKTRPRVSQMLILPPFQGEGHGAQLLETVHRYYMSSPTVLDITAEDPSENYVKLRDFVLVKLCQDLLCFSPGKLMQGFSQEMVMEAQQKLKINKKKQRELAKMRRCLRPEELTNQLNQIDLNMQHEQLEESFQQLVSDYRRVLERLAQA
- the HAT1 gene encoding histone acetyltransferase type B catalytic subunit isoform X1, with translation MAGLTAVEKKLAEYKCNTNEAIQLKLVRFPEDLEDDNTTFNPEYSHQVFGDDEVAFGYKGLKILLYYIAGNLSTLFRIEYTSKVNEKFDCVEADDVESKIREIIPPGFCTNTDDFVSLLEKEVNFRPFGMLLHTYSVHNEEAGEDITYQIYKADMTCPGFREYHERLQTFLMWFIETASFIDVDDERWNYFLVFEKYNKDGATLFATVGYMTVYNYYVYPDKTRPRVSQMLILPPFQGEGHGAQLLETVHRYYMSSPTVLDITAEDPSENYVKLRDFVLVKLCQDLLCFSPGKLMQGFSQEMVMEAQQKLKINKQHTRRVYEILRLRATDMGDAEQSRSYRLDVKRRLIGPYKKKQRELAKMRRCLRPEELTNQLNQIDLNMQHEQLEESFQQLVSDYRRVLERLAQA